A window of Synergistaceae bacterium genomic DNA:
CCGGCTTTTCACCTCCTTTCAGCAGGCCGACACCAGCACCTCCCGAAAATTCGGCGGCACGGGGCTCGGACTGGCCATATCGAAGCGCATCGTCGAGATGATGGGCGGCAGAATCTGGATCTCGTCTCAGCCGGGCAAAGGGGCCACCTTCACCTTCACGGTGGAGGTCAAAAACGGAGAGAAGAAACGCGATTCACCCCTGCAGCCTCGCGCCAAAAATTTCGAAACGACTCCGCCTGGGGAAAAACCGGACGAAAAGAGAGATTCTTTCGAAGGTTTCCGTATTCTCCTGGTGGAAGATGTGGAAATCAATCGGGAGATCGTCCTGTCGCTTCTGGAGCCGACTTTGCTGACGATCGACTGCGCGGAGAACGGTGTGGAGGCGGTTGAGCTTTTCAAAGAGAACCCGGACCGGTACGACATGATCTTCATGGACGTGCAAATGCCTCAAATGGACGGCTACGAAGCCACGCGACGCATTCGCGCTCTCGACGTTCCCGCCGCAGGGCGAATCCCCATCGTGGCCATGACGGCCAACGTTTTTCGGGAAGACGTGGAAAAATGTCTGGCGGCAGGAATGGACAGCCACATGGGCAAACCCGTCGACTTCAATGAAATGTTGAACAAACTGCGCCAGTACCTCCCCCACAGGTGAAAAAACAGGCGGACACGTTTCAGATTTTTACTGCTCCATAAATACTCTCATTTTTGTCTGAGCTTCGACGTCCGTTTTGACAATGCTCAAGTCCAACAAATCGAGCGATAGTCGGTCAAAAATATTTATCTGCAGGCGTTCAGCAGCTTTTCTGCCCGCGCGGACTACTTCATCATCTTTACCCGGGCGTTGCGGTCTTTGATCTGGCGGAGGAGCGTCAGGCAGATGGACGGGACCTCCTCCAACCCGTCGTCCCTGGAGACGGCCTGCTCCAGCCGGATCACGCCCTCTTTGACGGCGTCGTCGCAGGGTTGCAAACTCGCGTGGCTCATGGGGTCGCTGTAGCGCAGGGCATCGATCACCGGCTGGATGTTCCCGGCCATGCCGGGCGCTTTATCCAGAGCGGCCGCCACGTCCGCCCGCAGGGACGCCAGCTCCCAGGTTTTCCCACGCACTTCGCTCCCCTGTTGCCCTATGGCATCCCTGACGCCCTTCAGGAGAATCAGCCGGATCGCGAAAAATGCCCATATGAGCGCGTGCCCGATGAAGAACCAGACCGGCGGCAGCCGGAAAATTCCCAGCTGCTCCAGCAGGACGAACACGGCGGAAAACGCGAGCTCGATCGTCAGGTATTGCCCCGCTGCCGTCGGAATCGCCGCCGCCCAGGGATAAGTTTTCAGATTGTCCAAAAGGTACACGCCGCTCCACCAGAAGCCCGCGAGGCCCAACAGGGCGAACCCGTAAGCGGTCAGGTACAGCGGGGTGATTTCTCTCAGAACCAGAAAAGGCAGACTCAGGACCGCCGCGAGAACCAGCGCGATCAGGGTGATTCGTGTTTTATGACCGTTCATTTCACAATCTCCTTTATTCGGCGTCACTCTGGCTCATCTTATGTCCGCATTCAAGGCAGAACTTGCCCTTCGGCGTCTTCGCGCCGCAGACGGGGCAGATGGTTTCCTCCCGCGTCTGCGGCGCTGGCTGAGAGGGCGCGGCTTGGGAAGGCGCAGCCTCCGGCGTCCGCAGGACGTTTTGCATCATGCCGCCCACAGACGCGCCTACGGCCCCGCCCACGCCGGTCACCATTCCCAGGCCGACGCCCAGGTTGCTCATCTGTCCCACGGCCTGGTTGGACGCCACCTTCTCCGCAACGTCGAAGCCCCGCTCGTCCTGATAGCTGTACCCTTCCAGGGCGCGTTTCTGAGCGATGGCCTGAGCCTCGATCACAAGGCGTCGGGCCTGTGTCTCCTGTTCTATGACTCCCACCTGCTGGCGCAGCTTCGCCTCCGTCACGTCCGCGTACTGGCGGAAGTGCAGCTCCCTGAATTTTTGATACGCCCTGTCCTCCTCCGGCCTGACGAACCCGGCTATGAAAAACTTCTCCAGCTTCACTCCGTAGTCCAGAAAATCAGCCCCCAGTTCCTCGTGGAGCGTCTCGGACATTTGGGTCATGTGCCCGTCGATTTCGAAGATGCTGATTTTTTCGGCCTTGATGACCTGGACCAGGCGCGTCTTGATTCTGGCGTTCAGGAACATCCGGAACTTCCCCGTCAGCATGTCCCGCGTCAGGGTTTTCTCCGTGCCCACCACCTTGACCAGCAGCTTGCGGGAGTCCTCCACGGACAGGCTCATCTCGCCCCGGGCCCCGATTTGAATCGGGAAGCCGTATGTGGGCTCCACGTACTCCACTCTGGAGTCCGTGCCCCATTTGATCTCCATCTGCTCCGTCCTGTTGACGAAGTACACCTCGCAGTGAAACGGCGTCTGGTCCCCCGTGGGGCGGTTGAAATACTTATCCACGAGCGGCAGGTTCTGGGTTTCCAGGGTGTAGCGGCCGGGGCCGAACAGGTCCAGGGCCTGCCCGTTCATGAAGAAGACCGCCTCCTGGCTTTCGTGGACGATGAGCTGTGCGCCGGTGTTGAAGTCCTCGATCGGGTGTTTCCAGACGAAGGTCGTGTCGTCCCCCTCGTATTTGATGACGTCGGCTAATTTATCCAATTGAACTCCTCCTGCTCACTCAATATCGTCCTGTTTCATCTGTTCTTCCGGTTTCGAGTCAGTTCCCGATTTTTTACTCGGGACAAAAAATATGTTGATCAAAGCGATAGACCAACTAAAAATAAGAGCGCCAACAGCCCAGGCAGGGTAACCCACGAACCGTAAGATAAAAAAGAAGATCGGGCCAAGAATCAACCAAACACATATCCCATATTTGTGCAGTCTTTTTGCATCCAGTTGTTTTAATTCTGTTATAACGGAAGACATATATTCTTCGTACTCTTTCTGAAGACCGATCTCAGTTTTCCTGTCCATCTGTTCCAATTGAAGTCTGTATTCTTCGATCTTTTCGCGTATTTCCCTCGGATAAGCAGCGTAGATTGTTTTATTGGATTCATCGGCGAAGCGCAGAGCCCTCTGGTAATTCGGATCCGCGTCCGGGAAGTCGAAATCCTTCATCGCCTCATTAAAGCCCCACATCATGGGAATGTAACTATTGTCGAAATATATTAATTTCCATTTCTCTTGTTCAGTTAGTGTAGTGCTCTTCTGTAATGCTTTAACGTCTGCCTGGCTCGCCTCATCCAGCGTCAGGGAAACGATTTTACAGGCGCTGTCTGGCGCTTGCTCCAGCAAAAACGTGACTTTCTCCATGAAGCGTACCCACTCGTCTGTGACGATGTCGTACTGGCACTGATGCTTCGCCTGGTATTTCCCCATGTAGGCCGCCGCGCATTGGGGGTCGATGTCCAGCACGCGCTCGAAATAATTATCGGCCCTCGCGAATTCGCCGTCTTCGAGAAAAATATAAGCGCGCTCCAGCAGAGGCTTGACGTCCGGTCTGGCCGCTGTCGCCGCCGCTTGAGGCGCGGTCTCCGGCTGAGATTTATCCGCGCTCAAAACCTTCTGTATACCTCGGATCAGGTCCTGCACGAAACCGATTTTGCTCATGTCCTGGGCTTGGAGGTGAGACAGCTCATCGGGCAGGTCATACGGGTCCATGTCCTGATAGCAGGGGATGAGCAGGCGGCTCCTGTCCTTTTTCATCAGGGCCAGATAACGGCTCCACTCGTTCTTCACCCATACGGCGCTGAAGCGCGCCGGGCTGGTTCCGATCACGATCATCACACGGGCGCTGTTGAGAGCGCTGAAGAT
This region includes:
- a CDS encoding SPFH domain-containing protein, which encodes MDKLADVIKYEGDDTTFVWKHPIEDFNTGAQLIVHESQEAVFFMNGQALDLFGPGRYTLETQNLPLVDKYFNRPTGDQTPFHCEVYFVNRTEQMEIKWGTDSRVEYVEPTYGFPIQIGARGEMSLSVEDSRKLLVKVVGTEKTLTRDMLTGKFRMFLNARIKTRLVQVIKAEKISIFEIDGHMTQMSETLHEELGADFLDYGVKLEKFFIAGFVRPEEDRAYQKFRELHFRQYADVTEAKLRQQVGVIEQETQARRLVIEAQAIAQKRALEGYSYQDERGFDVAEKVASNQAVGQMSNLGVGLGMVTGVGGAVGASVGGMMQNVLRTPEAAPSQAAPSQPAPQTREETICPVCGAKTPKGKFCLECGHKMSQSDAE
- a CDS encoding toll/interleukin-1 receptor domain-containing protein, yielding ANHFRRQNEFDRALAAYESILDEDNSNAEAHWGAVLCRFGIEYVEDPATHRRVPTCHRVQYESILDHPDCLAALEHAPDGYSRSLYEEEAKTISEIQKGILAISRKEEPFDVFICYKEAEDNGDRTKDSVIAQDVYYRLTQAGYKVFFSRITLEDKLGSEYEPYIFSALNSARVMIVIGTSPARFSAVWVKNEWSRYLALMKKDRSRLLIPCYQDMDPYDLPDELSHLQAQDMSKIGFVQDLIRGIQKVLSADKSQPETAPQAAATAARPDVKPLLERAYIFLEDGEFARADNYFERVLDIDPQCAAAYMGKYQAKHQCQYDIVTDEWVRFMEKVTFLLEQAPDSACKIVSLTLDEASQADVKALQKSTTLTEQEKWKLIYFDNSYIPMMWGFNEAMKDFDFPDADPNYQRALRFADESNKTIYAAYPREIREKIEEYRLQLEQMDRKTEIGLQKEYEEYMSSVITELKQLDAKRLHKYGICVWLILGPIFFFILRFVGYPAWAVGALIFSWSIALINIFFVPSKKSGTDSKPEEQMKQDDIE